A genome region from Haloarcula sp. H-GB4 includes the following:
- a CDS encoding TATA-box-binding protein, translated as MISIVNAVGSGDLGVELDVAKVESDLDLPYTEYDPSNYHGLYLRLIEDGPLVTVYRSGKYIISGCSAFEQLYETNDGFLTTLSELDIIDADTEAGFTVQNVVCTAQLDDPVDLNTLSVALGLESVEYEPEQFPGLIYRPADYPAVLLVFANGKVVVTGSPDVDVAECVFAHLQEQVTTCLKQ; from the coding sequence ATGATTTCTATCGTGAACGCTGTCGGGTCGGGAGATCTGGGTGTGGAACTCGATGTGGCCAAGGTCGAGTCCGATCTAGATCTACCGTACACCGAATACGATCCTTCGAACTACCACGGTCTATACCTTCGGCTTATTGAGGATGGTCCGCTCGTCACGGTCTATCGGAGTGGGAAGTACATCATCAGTGGGTGCTCTGCGTTCGAACAGCTGTACGAAACAAATGACGGGTTCCTCACGACACTATCCGAGCTGGACATCATAGACGCAGATACCGAAGCCGGATTTACGGTACAGAATGTTGTCTGTACGGCACAGCTAGATGACCCAGTAGATCTGAATACGCTCTCTGTCGCGCTAGGTTTAGAATCAGTCGAATATGAGCCAGAACAGTTTCCCGGTCTCATCTATCGACCTGCTGATTACCCGGCCGTTCTCTTGGTGTTTGCCAACGGAAAGGTAGTCGTCACAGGATCCCCCGACGTTGACGTCGCTGAATGTGTGTTCGCCCATCTCCAAGAACAGGTAACTACCTGCCTCAAACAGTAA